The sequence below is a genomic window from Curtobacterium sp. MCPF17_002.
GCCCTCCCCGCGCTCGACGCGCAGGAGTACACCGTCGCCGCAGGGTCCTCGATCCCGGTCCTGCGCGACTCCTTCGCGATCGGCAGGGTCCCGATCCGGATGCCCGCATCGCCCCCGCCGTCGACGAGCGGTGGCCCGACCTCGGTCCGGCCGGTCGCGGGCACGATCCCGATCGCCGGTGGGTTCGGCTCCCGGTGGGTGCGCGGGTGCGCCTCGTGCTCGACGAACCACCAGGGCCTCGACTTCGCCGCCCCGACGGGGACCGCGGTCGTCGCGGCGATGTCCGGCCGCGTCGTGTCCGCCGGCGTGTTCGGCGGGTACGGCAACCAGGTCCTCCTGCAGCACGCCGACGGCTCGGAGACCCGGTACGGCCACCTGTCGCAGATCAGCGTCCGCGCCGGCCAGACGGTCGCGGTCGGCGAGCGGATCGGCGCCGTGGGGAACACCGGTGTCTCCACCGGGTCGCACCTGCACTTCGAGGTCATCCTCGGCGGCACCCCGGTCGACCCGGCCACGTGGCTGCGGAACCGCGGCCTGCTCTGACACCGGGCGCGTAGCGTCGTCGGCGGAGCGGCACGGTGCTGCTCGGGAGACGGAGACGCACGTGCGGGTGACGGTACTGGGAACCGGGGCGATGGGGGCCGGGGTGGCGGGGTCGCTGCTCCGCGAGGGCCACGAGGTGACGGTGTGGAACCGGAGCGCCGACCGGGCCGCCCCGCTCGGCGAACACGGCGCGACCGTCGCCGTTGATCCGGCCGCAGCGGTCGCCGACGCCGAGGTCGTCCTGCTCACCCTGTTCGACACCGAGGCCGTGCTGGACGTGCTCGAGGCGGCGGCGGGTGACGCCCCGACGGACGCCGTGTGGGTGCAGGCCTCGACGATCGGGGTCGCCGGCACCGAGACCGTCGTGCAGCTCGCAGGCAAGTACGGCATCACGCTCGTCGAGGCGATGATGCTCGGCACGAAGGCGCCGGCGGAGCAGGGGAAGCTGACGATGCTCGCCGCGGGACCGTCCGACGTCCTCGACCGGATCGACCCCGTGCTCGACGCGATCGGTGCGAAGACGGTCCGTGCGGGCGACGAAGTCGGTGCGGGCACGGCGCTCAAGCTCGCGGCCAACGCCTGGATCGCGTCGATCACCGCGGCGACCGGGCAGTCCCTCGCCCTCGCGGCGGCGCTCGGCCTCGACCCGGCACTGTTCCTGCAGGCGATCGAGGGCAGTGCGAGCGACTCGGCGTACGCGCACACCAAGGGCAAGTCGATGATCGCGGGGGAGTTCCCGGCGCAGTTCGCCCTCGACGGCCTCCGCAAGGACATCGGGCTCATCACCGACGCAGCACGGAGCGAGGGGGTCTCGACGGTCCTGCTCGAGGCGCTCGGCCGGGTGTACGCGGACGCCAGCGCGGCAGGGCACGGTGGCGACGACATCGCGGCGGTCG
It includes:
- a CDS encoding NAD(P)-dependent oxidoreductase; this translates as MTVLGTGAMGAGVAGSLLREGHEVTVWNRSADRAAPLGEHGATVAVDPAAAVADAEVVLLTLFDTEAVLDVLEAAAGDAPTDAVWVQASTIGVAGTETVVQLAGKYGITLVEAMMLGTKAPAEQGKLTMLAAGPSDVLDRIDPVLDAIGAKTVRAGDEVGAGTALKLAANAWIASITAATGQSLALAAALGLDPALFLQAIEGSASDSAYAHTKGKSMIAGEFPAQFALDGLRKDIGLITDAARSEGVSTVLLEALGRVYADASAAGHGGDDIAAVGTAF
- a CDS encoding M23 family metallopeptidase — translated: MTTTTEPPPMRPRGAARQAANAATAAAAAAAAGVVSHQATGVAATAPAAPVSTAPETTPRRTAGDVADTLRACRPVSEALPSRRELRAGPQRKRESRPTPRDVGRTVTRGITLPLRSISSAVASAKAVPVTATAVAACLFFTVATPQTAVAATPQAALPALDAQEYTVAAGSSIPVLRDSFAIGRVPIRMPASPPPSTSGGPTSVRPVAGTIPIAGGFGSRWVRGCASCSTNHQGLDFAAPTGTAVVAAMSGRVVSAGVFGGYGNQVLLQHADGSETRYGHLSQISVRAGQTVAVGERIGAVGNTGVSTGSHLHFEVILGGTPVDPATWLRNRGLL